A region of Marnyiella aurantia DNA encodes the following proteins:
- a CDS encoding CBS domain-containing protein: protein MFIKDYISKDYPAFNVTDSVEAASEFAKEFGYSHVFIKKKGAYAGALSQNFLEESPEGPLESLELHFEKFAIKADGSILDTVKLFHTFNSNVVPVIGTNEKYLGYISCDDIFSEFSKYPLFSEPGAILTIQTNSKHYSFTEISQIVETNNAKIYGCYVSAINEDNFWLTLKISSENLTSIDETFERYGYNVVHKHYNDEKEDLLKDRFGFFQKFLEF, encoded by the coding sequence ATGTTTATTAAAGATTATATTTCCAAGGATTATCCGGCTTTTAACGTGACCGATTCCGTAGAAGCGGCATCGGAATTTGCCAAAGAGTTTGGATATTCACATGTCTTCATAAAAAAGAAAGGTGCGTATGCAGGTGCCCTAAGCCAGAATTTTCTGGAGGAAAGTCCGGAAGGACCATTAGAAAGCCTGGAACTTCACTTCGAAAAATTTGCAATTAAGGCAGACGGAAGTATCCTGGACACGGTTAAGCTTTTTCACACATTCAACTCCAACGTGGTACCTGTGATTGGAACCAACGAAAAATATTTGGGATACATTTCCTGTGACGATATTTTCAGTGAGTTCTCAAAATATCCGCTTTTCTCCGAACCCGGCGCCATCCTTACCATTCAAACCAACTCAAAACATTATTCCTTCACGGAGATTTCGCAGATTGTGGAAACCAATAATGCCAAGATTTACGGTTGCTATGTAAGCGCCATCAACGAAGATAATTTTTGGCTTACACTAAAGATCAGCAGTGAAAACCTGACGTCAATTGATGAGACCTTTGAAAGATATGGCTACAATGTAGTTCATAAGCATTATAACGATGAGAAAGAGGATCTGCTGAAGGACCGTTTTGGTTTTTTTCAAAAGTTCCTGGAATTTTAA
- the fbaA gene encoding class II fructose-bisphosphate aldolase, which translates to MSRMFPAGVATGEMVTDLFQYAKENKFALPAVNVIGSSNVNATMETAAKLNSPVIIQFSNGGAAFNGGKGLSADAQKSAILGGIAGAQHIHTLAEAYGATVILHTDHCAKKLLPWIDGLMDASEDFYKRTGKSLYSSHMLDLSEESLEENMEISCRYFERMAKMGMTLEIELGVTGGEEDGVDNTGVDSSKLYTQPEEVAYAYEKLKAISDNFTIAAAFGNVHGVYKPGNVKLTPKILDNSQKFVQEKFGTAEKPINFVFHGGSGSTLEEIREAIDYGVIKMNIDTDLQFAYTEGVRDYVAEKMEYLKAQIGNPDGDDKPNKKFYDPRVWIRKGEETFGTRLVQAFEDLNNVNTLK; encoded by the coding sequence ATGAGTAGAATGTTTCCGGCAGGAGTTGCCACAGGTGAAATGGTAACAGACCTTTTTCAGTACGCTAAAGAAAATAAATTTGCGCTTCCCGCTGTAAATGTTATTGGGTCCAGCAATGTAAATGCTACCATGGAAACCGCTGCAAAACTTAACTCGCCGGTAATTATTCAGTTTTCTAACGGTGGTGCTGCTTTCAACGGTGGTAAAGGTCTAAGCGCCGATGCGCAAAAATCTGCCATTCTGGGCGGAATTGCCGGTGCTCAGCACATCCATACATTGGCAGAGGCGTATGGTGCGACTGTAATTTTACATACAGACCACTGCGCGAAAAAACTGCTTCCCTGGATTGACGGTCTTATGGATGCAAGTGAGGATTTTTACAAGAGAACAGGAAAATCACTGTACAGCTCTCACATGCTGGATCTTTCTGAAGAATCTCTGGAGGAGAATATGGAAATTTCCTGCAGATATTTTGAAAGAATGGCAAAGATGGGCATGACCCTCGAAATTGAGCTTGGAGTTACAGGTGGTGAAGAAGATGGTGTGGATAACACAGGCGTAGATTCTTCAAAACTTTACACTCAGCCTGAGGAAGTAGCATATGCTTACGAAAAACTGAAGGCCATCTCTGATAACTTTACCATTGCAGCAGCTTTTGGAAACGTGCACGGTGTATACAAGCCGGGTAACGTAAAACTTACACCGAAGATTCTGGACAACTCACAGAAATTCGTTCAGGAAAAATTTGGTACCGCCGAAAAGCCGATTAATTTCGTTTTCCACGGTGGATCAGGATCTACACTGGAGGAAATTAGAGAAGCGATTGATTACGGAGTGATTAAAATGAATATTGATACCGATCTTCAGTTTGCCTATACCGAAGGTGTACGCGATTATGTAGCTGAAAAGATGGAATATCTGAAAGCACAGATCGGAAACCCGGACGGTGACGACAAACCAAACAAGAAATTCTACGATCCAAGAGTATGGATCAGAAAAGGTGAAGAAACTTTCGGAACAAGACTGGTTCAGGCGTTTGAAGACCTGAACAACGTAAACACCTTGAAATAA
- a CDS encoding NAD kinase: MKAAIYSQKKDLDTFLYLSKFISELAGRGIESVLHRDTARDLQFSRDFDTFSSREELQTYGVDFFFSFGGDGTILNALIYIQDLEIPVIGVNTGRLGFLASFSKEDIFNNIDSIVKGDLVLSKRSVIEVFTEKNSIAFPYALNDVSISRKQTTAMITVDTYINDDFLTVFWADGLIVSTPTGSTAYSLSCGGPIISPTNDNFVLTPIAPHNLNVRPIVVQDDVEIHLKVTSRVPQYSLSLDSRLYELDIEEEVRLKKAPFELNLLLPRDINFFDKLRERLLWGKDRRN, from the coding sequence ATGAAAGCTGCCATATATTCCCAGAAAAAAGACCTGGACACTTTTTTATACCTAAGTAAGTTCATTTCTGAACTTGCAGGCCGGGGCATCGAATCCGTACTTCACAGGGACACCGCGCGGGACCTACAGTTTTCCCGCGATTTTGACACATTCAGTTCACGGGAGGAGCTCCAGACTTACGGCGTAGACTTCTTTTTCAGTTTTGGCGGAGACGGAACTATTCTGAATGCACTTATCTACATTCAGGACCTCGAAATTCCGGTCATCGGTGTCAATACCGGCAGACTGGGTTTTCTGGCAAGCTTCAGCAAAGAAGACATCTTCAATAATATAGACAGTATAGTAAAGGGCGACCTGGTGCTGAGCAAACGGTCGGTCATTGAGGTCTTTACCGAAAAGAACAGCATCGCCTTCCCATACGCGCTTAACGATGTATCTATCAGCCGTAAACAGACCACCGCCATGATAACGGTAGACACCTATATAAACGATGATTTCCTGACGGTTTTCTGGGCAGACGGCCTCATCGTTTCCACACCTACCGGATCTACAGCGTATTCACTAAGTTGCGGCGGTCCTATCATTTCGCCTACCAATGATAATTTTGTACTTACTCCCATTGCGCCACATAATCTCAATGTTCGCCCAATCGTGGTGCAGGATGATGTGGAAATCCATCTGAAGGTAACCAGCCGGGTGCCTCAATATTCTCTTTCACTGGATTCGCGCCTGTACGAGCTGGATATCGAGGAAGAGGTACGTCTGAAAAAAGCGCCATTTGAACTGAACCTGCTCTTGCCCAGAGACATTAATTTCTTCGACAAGCTAAGGGAAAGGCTACTTTGGGGAAAAGACAGACGCAACTGA